One window of the Salvelinus sp. IW2-2015 linkage group LG10, ASM291031v2, whole genome shotgun sequence genome contains the following:
- the LOC111969425 gene encoding transcription factor E2F4, with product MALEVSRTELEGSDAPQSQRHERSLGLLTTKFVTLLQEAEDGVLDLKVAADTLAVRQKRRIYDITNVLEGIGLIEKKSKNSIQWKGVGPGCNSREIGDRLIDLKLELEDLDMRESELDQQRVWVQQSIKNVTEDTHNSPLAYVNHEDICSCFKGDTLLAVRAPSGTQLEVPIPEAVQSGQRTYQIHLKSAAGPIDVLLINKDPVNSTPVVLPVPPPEEMLQNTKSAAASADTTTNTPTHTFVKTTQSLATSKPKAHTAAKPPDTSSTEKTAQQPPSLDTRSLQSSASLDNNLTVFEPIKSDSSDLLDFPKYFSDMFDPAKEMVSADLLEELMASEVFSPLLRLSPPPGDHDYIYNLDESEGLCDLFDVSILNL from the exons ATGGCGCTGGAGGTGAGCCGAACCGAGCTGGAAGGTTCCGATGCTCCCCAGTCTCAGAGACACGAGAGGAGCCTCGGACTTCTCACCACGAAGTTCGTTACTTTGCTGCAGGAAGCGGAGGACGGGGTGCTCGATCTTAAAGTA GCAGCAGACACCCTGGCCGTCAGACAGAAGAGGCGCATCTATGACATCACCAATGTACTGGAGGGCATCGGCCTGATCGAGAAGAAGTCCAAGAACAGTATTCAGTGGAA GGGAGTTGGGCCAGGCTGTAACTCAAGGGAGATTGGTGACCGGCTGATTGACCTGAAGTTGGAGCTTGAAGATCTGGATATGAGGGAAAGTGAGCTGGACCAGCAGAGGGTGTGGGTCCAACAAAGCATCAAGAACGTGACCGAGgacacacacaatagcc CTCTAGCCTATGTTAATCATGAGGACATCTGCAGTTGCTTCAAAGGTGATACCCTCTTGGCGGTGCGTGCTCCCtctggtacgcagctggaggtgcCCATACCTGAAGCT GTTCAAAGCGGTCAGAGGACGTATCAGATCCATCTGAAGAGCGCTGCTGGGCCCATTGATGTTCTGCTCATCAACAAGGACCCAGTTAACTCAACCCCCGTGGTGCTGCCAGTCCCGCCCCCTGAGGAAATGCTGCAGAACACCAAGTCTGCTGCAGCCTCTGCAGACACAACCActaacacacccactcacacattTGTTAAGACCACCCAGAGCCTGGCCACCAGCAAGCCTAAAGCACATACAGCAGCTAAGCCACCAG ACACCTCCAGCACTGAAAAAACTGCTCAGCAACCACCATCATTGGACACCCGATCCCTCCAGTCTTCTGCTTCATTGGACAACAACTTGACTGTCTTTGAACCAATCAAATCCGATTCATCTGACT TGCTGGATTTCCCCAAATACTTTTCTGACATGTTTGACCCCGCTAAAG agatggTGAGTGCAGATCTACTAGAGGAACTTATGGCTTCAGAAG TGTTCTCTCCACTCCTCCGCCTTTCTCCTCCCCCGGGTGACCATGACTACATCTATAACCTGGATGAGAGCGAGGGCCTCTGCGACCTCTTCGACGTCTCCATCCTCAACCTTTGA